One genomic region from Bacillus sp. SLBN-46 encodes:
- the hemE gene encoding uroporphyrinogen decarboxylase, translating into MTRPINETFLKAARGEKTDYVPVWYMRQAGRSQPEYREIKEKYSLFEITHQPELCAYVTRLPVEQYNVDAAILYKDIMTPLPAIGMEVEIKGGIGPVIDNPIRSLADVEKLGEINPEDDVPYVLDTIKLLTQEQLSVPLIGFSGAPFTLASYMIEGGPSKNYNKTKAFMYTEPKAWFALMDKLGDMIITYVKSQIKAGAKAIQIFDSWVGALNVEDYRYFIKPVMNRIFSSLREENVPLIMFGVGASHLALEWNELPLDVVGLDWRLPISQARELGIHKTVQGNLDPAILLAPWEVIEEKAKAILDQGMAQDGYIFNLGHGVFPSVNPETLKRLASFIHEYSASKLSR; encoded by the coding sequence ATGACAAGACCGATTAATGAAACATTCTTAAAAGCAGCAAGAGGTGAGAAAACAGACTACGTACCTGTATGGTATATGCGGCAAGCCGGACGTTCACAACCTGAATACAGAGAGATTAAAGAAAAATATTCTTTATTTGAAATTACTCATCAGCCTGAACTTTGTGCGTATGTCACACGGTTACCGGTTGAGCAATATAACGTAGATGCAGCCATTCTATATAAAGATATAATGACTCCACTGCCAGCAATCGGGATGGAAGTAGAAATCAAGGGTGGCATTGGCCCGGTAATTGATAATCCGATCCGCTCACTAGCAGATGTTGAAAAATTGGGTGAAATCAATCCAGAAGATGACGTTCCTTATGTACTTGATACCATTAAATTATTAACACAGGAGCAGTTGTCTGTCCCGTTAATTGGTTTTTCTGGAGCTCCCTTTACACTTGCGAGCTACATGATTGAAGGGGGACCATCCAAAAACTACAATAAAACAAAAGCATTCATGTACACAGAGCCTAAGGCATGGTTTGCTTTAATGGATAAGCTGGGCGATATGATCATTACATATGTAAAATCACAAATAAAGGCAGGAGCTAAAGCCATCCAAATTTTTGATTCTTGGGTTGGAGCCTTAAATGTTGAGGATTACCGTTATTTCATCAAGCCTGTCATGAACCGTATCTTTTCGTCATTGAGAGAAGAAAATGTTCCGTTAATTATGTTTGGGGTAGGTGCTAGCCATCTTGCCTTAGAATGGAATGAACTTCCGCTGGATGTAGTAGGGTTAGATTGGAGATTGCCAATCAGCCAGGCAAGGGAACTTGGAATTCATAAAACTGTTCAAGGAAACCTGGATCCTGCAATTTTGTTAGCTCCTTGGGAAGTTATTGAAGAAAAAGCAAAAGCTATTCTAGACCAAGGTATGGCACAGGATGGGTATATTTTTAATTTAGGACATGGTGTTTTCCCATCCGTAAATCCAGAAACATTAAAGAGACTAGCTTCATTTATTCATGAATATTCAGCATCCAAATTAAGTCGTTAA
- a CDS encoding antibiotic biosynthesis monooxygenase — MNAYMTAGTLDFLKKIEGKYPNEKMVTMINENNAQLFHETSGETVFNEPRKFEELLSIGEIKKEGFVVLNNVPVTDEGKAVFEHQVKNQMNAIKSQEGFLALRVLRPLTSSQYVIMTVWKDEASYKAWQSSQTFFDVSKMTGMDYQAKIFSSAPFVSKYMITE, encoded by the coding sequence ATGAATGCCTATATGACCGCAGGAACATTGGATTTTTTAAAAAAGATTGAAGGAAAATACCCTAATGAAAAAATGGTAACAATGATCAACGAAAACAATGCACAATTATTTCATGAAACGAGTGGTGAAACTGTTTTTAATGAGCCACGAAAATTTGAGGAACTACTTTCTATTGGAGAGATAAAAAAAGAAGGTTTTGTTGTTTTAAACAACGTACCAGTCACAGATGAAGGAAAGGCAGTATTTGAGCATCAAGTAAAAAATCAAATGAACGCTATTAAAAGTCAAGAAGGATTCTTAGCTTTGCGAGTACTTCGTCCCCTAACATCTAGTCAGTATGTAATCATGACTGTATGGAAAGATGAAGCCTCTTATAAAGCATGGCAATCTTCTCAAACTTTTTTTGATGTTAGTAAAATGACAGGAATGGACTACCAGGCAAAGATTTTTTCAAGCGCACCTTTTGTTAGCAAATATATGATTACGGAATGA
- a CDS encoding phosphatase PAP2 family protein, protein MEAKSKLNYSFIFMGMVIVFALFTTIKVATHSIFWMDDKIAGLFSHVPNSVIPFFIQLTEMGDKKGIGVVAILMLIWLLVKKRNYLGAAVFALSIALGNEISKILKDYFARPRPDLEHLVDVKSYSFPSGHAMVGMTVYFLIAYLLIESAVSKKTKIIIGACAAILLLLIGASRIILHVHYPSDVLGGYALGYIWVSLSIILYNYLKKKKIK, encoded by the coding sequence ATGGAAGCAAAAAGCAAACTAAATTACTCTTTTATTTTTATGGGTATGGTCATTGTATTCGCACTATTTACAACTATTAAAGTGGCCACACACAGTATTTTCTGGATGGATGATAAAATTGCAGGATTATTTTCGCATGTACCTAATTCTGTCATTCCATTTTTTATTCAACTAACCGAAATGGGTGATAAAAAGGGAATTGGGGTTGTCGCCATATTAATGTTAATTTGGTTATTGGTTAAAAAAAGAAATTATCTCGGGGCGGCAGTTTTTGCTTTATCTATAGCATTGGGGAATGAAATTAGTAAGATCCTTAAAGATTACTTTGCTCGACCAAGGCCTGATTTGGAGCATCTTGTCGATGTGAAAAGCTACAGCTTCCCAAGTGGACATGCAATGGTTGGAATGACTGTGTATTTTTTAATTGCTTATTTACTGATTGAGTCAGCTGTTTCAAAAAAGACAAAGATCATTATTGGAGCATGTGCTGCTATTTTACTTCTTTTAATTGGAGCAAGCCGGATTATCTTACACGTACATTATCCATCAGATGTTCTTGGGGGTTATGCATTAGGATACATATGGGTATCCCTTTCAATTATTCTCTATAATTATCTTAAAAAGAAGAAGATTAAATAG
- a CDS encoding M20 family metallopeptidase encodes MLNQLFAKLEGYYDEMVSIRRYMHQHPELSFQEYETAKFIYSYYKKLDIEVKGNVGGNGVVAKIHGKLPGKTVALRADFDALPIQDEKDVPYKSLVPGIMHACGHDGHTATLLVLAKALNECKDELKGTYVFIHQHAEEYAPGGAASMIEDGCLDGVDVIFGTHLWASEPTGTIQYRTGPIMAAADRFEIEIQGQGGHGAQPHKTKDAIVTASQLVLNLQQIVSRKVNPVEAAVVTIASFTAQNAFNVIADKAKLVGTVRTFNEDIRAFIEKEMERIIHGTCYTADCTYKYTFVRGYPAVVNHVNETEFLISCAQEVPEVKTIEETEPQMGGEDFAYYLQKVPGTFFYTGAKPLGEETAFPHHHPKFDIDENAMLIAAKTLGTAALKVHE; translated from the coding sequence ATGTTAAACCAGCTTTTTGCTAAATTAGAAGGATACTACGATGAGATGGTCTCCATCCGTCGCTACATGCATCAGCATCCTGAGTTATCATTTCAGGAATATGAAACAGCCAAGTTCATTTATTCTTATTATAAAAAGTTAGATATTGAAGTTAAGGGGAATGTTGGTGGAAATGGAGTCGTTGCGAAAATTCATGGGAAACTGCCAGGAAAAACAGTTGCACTCCGGGCTGACTTTGATGCACTTCCTATTCAGGATGAAAAGGATGTACCCTACAAGTCATTAGTTCCAGGGATCATGCATGCATGCGGCCATGATGGACATACAGCCACTCTCCTTGTCCTTGCGAAAGCATTAAACGAATGTAAAGATGAACTTAAAGGAACCTATGTTTTTATCCATCAACATGCCGAGGAATATGCACCTGGTGGAGCAGCATCCATGATTGAGGATGGTTGTTTAGACGGTGTTGATGTCATATTTGGTACTCATTTATGGGCAAGCGAACCCACAGGTACTATCCAATACAGAACTGGGCCCATTATGGCAGCAGCTGATCGTTTTGAAATTGAAATCCAAGGTCAAGGCGGCCATGGCGCACAGCCCCATAAAACAAAAGACGCTATTGTCACGGCTTCTCAGCTAGTTCTCAATTTACAGCAAATTGTAAGCCGCAAGGTAAACCCTGTAGAAGCGGCAGTTGTGACGATTGCCTCCTTTACAGCTCAAAACGCTTTTAATGTTATTGCAGATAAAGCTAAACTAGTTGGAACTGTCCGTACTTTTAATGAAGATATAAGGGCATTTATCGAAAAAGAAATGGAGCGAATCATCCATGGGACTTGCTATACTGCTGATTGCACATATAAGTATACTTTTGTAAGAGGCTATCCCGCTGTAGTTAATCATGTTAATGAAACAGAATTTCTCATTTCATGTGCCCAAGAAGTACCTGAGGTAAAAACAATTGAAGAAACGGAGCCACAAATGGGCGGCGAAGATTTCGCCTATTATTTACAAAAAGTACCTGGAACATTCTTCTACACAGGCGCTAAACCTCTGGGGGAAGAGACAGCCTTCCCACACCATCACCCTAAATTTGACATTGATGAAAACGCCATGTTGATTGCAGCCAAAACACTTGGCACCGCAGCTCTAAAGGTCCATGAGTAA
- a CDS encoding EcsC family protein, whose product MNEYELKVYDEVEEWKRKLSRRSGMMNRISKKAQVKINEWIPEKVHEVMTESIKGMVKATLFGSKVTTKKDQAKGLTLSERDELVRKKIATYQKTAIFEGAGTGAGGILLGLADFPLLLTIKMKFLFEAAEVYGFNTNQYEERLFILHIFQLAFSSDDIRRSTLYEIENWEERKQVLVEMDWRKFQQEYRDYIDLAKMLQLVPGIGAFVGAYANNNLLKHLGETAMNAYRLRLLQKSPE is encoded by the coding sequence ATGAATGAATATGAATTAAAAGTTTATGATGAAGTCGAAGAATGGAAAAGGAAATTATCCAGACGTTCTGGGATGATGAATCGAATTTCTAAGAAAGCTCAAGTAAAAATAAATGAATGGATTCCAGAAAAGGTCCATGAGGTCATGACTGAAAGTATTAAAGGAATGGTAAAAGCAACTTTATTTGGCTCAAAGGTTACAACAAAAAAAGATCAAGCAAAAGGCTTAACACTTTCTGAGAGAGATGAATTGGTACGAAAAAAAATAGCAACATACCAGAAAACTGCCATCTTTGAAGGTGCCGGAACCGGTGCTGGAGGGATTTTGCTCGGACTTGCTGATTTTCCACTTCTCCTTACGATTAAGATGAAATTTCTTTTTGAAGCGGCTGAAGTTTATGGATTTAATACAAATCAATATGAGGAAAGACTTTTCATTTTGCATATTTTTCAATTGGCCTTTTCAAGTGATGACATTCGAAGAAGTACGCTTTATGAGATTGAAAACTGGGAAGAAAGAAAGCAAGTGTTAGTTGAAATGGATTGGCGGAAATTTCAACAGGAGTATCGTGATTATATTGACCTTGCGAAGATGCTGCAGCTGGTACCAGGGATTGGTGCTTTTGTAGGAGCCTATGCGAATAATAATTTACTGAAACACCTTGGAGAAACAGCGATGAACGCCTATCGGTTGAGATTATTGCAAAAATCCCCTGAATGA
- a CDS encoding ABC transporter permease, whose translation MFDDKKLWKDRAGGRVRDLGRYLRYIFNGHLVIVLLFLIGTGAFYYQQWVEKLSSNFPAEIIIAVVIGLFLTYSPVYNFLLEADKVYILPLEDKLKGYFFRSGIASFVFQGYILLMVLAVLMPMYAHVDSSGFQLFLPYLIVLLALKGWNLATSWRIHYFVQNSVHRWDMVVRYFINAVCTFLLFKQANVFILFILVVVMAFYYRFFYVRTKKMGLKWDLLIDHEEKRMASFYRLANMFTDVPKLKDTVKRRKWLDWLISNIPFSQDKTYLYLYSRAFLRSSDYLGLFIRLTVIGTVAIYFISFGLGQLLLSILFLYLTGFQLLPLWNHHQNKLWVDLYPVAQKFKISSFHFLLMIILSTEAVTFALFIALKGEIMNSLFALILGFVFNYLFVYIYSEKRIKA comes from the coding sequence ATGTTTGATGATAAAAAACTGTGGAAGGACCGTGCGGGAGGTCGTGTAAGGGATTTAGGGAGATACCTACGTTATATATTCAATGGGCATCTGGTCATTGTTTTGTTATTCCTAATTGGAACAGGTGCATTTTACTATCAACAATGGGTTGAAAAGCTTTCTTCCAATTTTCCAGCGGAAATCATTATTGCTGTTGTTATAGGTTTATTCTTAACGTACAGTCCGGTTTATAATTTTCTGCTAGAAGCCGATAAAGTGTATATCCTACCACTCGAGGATAAGCTAAAAGGGTATTTTTTTCGTTCTGGTATAGCGAGTTTTGTTTTTCAAGGGTATATACTTCTTATGGTACTTGCGGTACTTATGCCAATGTATGCCCATGTAGACAGTAGCGGTTTTCAATTGTTTTTACCTTATTTAATTGTCCTATTAGCATTAAAGGGATGGAATTTAGCCACTAGCTGGCGAATTCATTATTTTGTTCAGAATTCTGTACATAGATGGGATATGGTTGTCCGGTATTTTATCAATGCTGTATGTACCTTCCTACTATTCAAACAAGCAAATGTATTTATTTTGTTCATTCTTGTTGTAGTGATGGCCTTTTATTATCGTTTCTTTTATGTTCGAACAAAGAAAATGGGGCTTAAATGGGATCTGTTAATAGATCATGAAGAAAAGAGAATGGCTTCGTTCTACCGACTGGCAAATATGTTTACAGATGTTCCAAAGCTAAAGGATACAGTTAAAAGAAGAAAGTGGCTTGATTGGCTCATTAGCAACATTCCTTTTTCTCAGGATAAAACATATTTATATTTGTATTCTCGTGCGTTTCTACGTTCTTCTGATTACTTAGGTCTGTTTATCAGGTTAACAGTCATTGGCACGGTGGCCATTTATTTCATTTCGTTTGGATTAGGACAACTCTTATTGAGCATTTTATTTTTGTATTTAACAGGTTTTCAGCTGCTTCCATTATGGAACCATCATCAAAACAAGCTCTGGGTTGACTTATATCCTGTTGCTCAAAAATTTAAAATTTCCTCGTTTCATTTTCTTTTGATGATCATCTTATCTACAGAAGCGGTTACTTTTGCTTTGTTTATTGCCCTTAAAGGCGAAATCATGAATAGTCTGTTTGCCTTAATTTTAGGGTTTGTATTTAATTACTTATTTGTTTATATTTACAGTGAAAAACGTATAAAGGCTTAA
- a CDS encoding ABC transporter ATP-binding protein produces the protein MSLLSIENLVGGYTRNPVLKDISFDVNEKELVGLIGLNGAGKSTTIKHIIGLMEPHKGTVKINDQSFTENKEAYRRQFTFVPETPVLYEELTLEEHLKLTAMAYGLKEADYKQRVGPLLSEFRMEKRLNWFPAHFSKGMKQKVMIMCAFLVQPSLYIVDEPFVGLDPLGIQSLLDLMKKMKENGAGILMSTHILATAEKYCDRFVILHEGKIRAKGTLEELREQFSMPTASLDDLYIQLTKEENYV, from the coding sequence ATGTCGCTATTATCAATTGAGAATCTTGTTGGAGGATATACAAGAAACCCAGTACTAAAAGATATATCCTTTGATGTAAACGAAAAAGAACTGGTTGGTCTGATTGGACTTAATGGAGCAGGTAAAAGTACGACCATTAAACATATTATCGGGTTAATGGAACCACATAAAGGAACAGTAAAAATTAACGACCAGTCGTTTACGGAAAATAAAGAAGCCTACCGACGTCAATTTACCTTTGTTCCTGAAACACCTGTTTTATATGAGGAACTAACCCTAGAAGAGCATTTGAAATTAACGGCTATGGCTTATGGGTTGAAAGAAGCGGACTATAAACAGAGAGTGGGCCCATTATTATCGGAGTTCCGGATGGAGAAGCGGTTAAATTGGTTTCCTGCGCATTTTTCAAAAGGGATGAAACAAAAGGTTATGATCATGTGCGCCTTTTTAGTTCAACCATCCCTTTATATTGTAGATGAGCCATTTGTTGGTTTGGATCCGCTAGGAATTCAGTCACTGCTTGATTTAATGAAGAAAATGAAAGAGAACGGTGCAGGTATTTTGATGTCCACACATATACTTGCGACCGCGGAGAAATATTGTGACCGCTTTGTCATTTTACATGAGGGGAAAATACGAGCCAAAGGAACGCTTGAAGAGCTAAGAGAGCAATTCTCTATGCCTACTGCTTCTTTGGATGATCTATACATTCAATTGACAAAGGAAGAAAACTATGTTTGA
- a CDS encoding HIT family protein: MSNCIFCKIVNGEIPAAKVFENEHVLAFLDISQVTKGHTLVIPKIHKENIFELTPEIARNLFEVVPAIANALKQEFEPIGLNTINNNGEHAGQSVFHYHMHLIPRYGKGDGFGAVWKNNQSEYTPQILQEMAEGISKQL, translated from the coding sequence ATGAGCAATTGTATTTTTTGTAAGATTGTTAATGGAGAAATTCCAGCTGCAAAAGTTTTCGAAAATGAACATGTACTTGCCTTTTTGGATATCAGTCAAGTAACAAAAGGACACACACTTGTCATTCCAAAGATACATAAGGAAAACATATTTGAATTGACTCCTGAAATAGCTAGAAATCTTTTTGAGGTTGTCCCAGCCATCGCCAATGCGTTAAAACAGGAATTTGAACCAATTGGATTAAATACGATTAATAATAATGGAGAACATGCAGGTCAATCTGTGTTTCATTACCATATGCACTTGATTCCTCGATATGGCAAAGGTGATGGGTTCGGTGCTGTTTGGAAAAACAACCAAAGTGAATACACACCACAAATCCTGCAAGAAATGGCTGAAGGAATAAGTAAACAACTTTAA
- a CDS encoding tryptophan transporter produces the protein MNTKNIVILALLAGIGVVLHTVMPAFLTIKPDMMLAMMFLGIILIPELKSVMLLAIVTGVLSALTTSFPGGQIPNIIDKPITALIFFGLFLALKKFQNSLVSVGILTAVGTLISGTVFLSAAYFIVGLPGPFTALFVAGVLPAIALNTVTMVILYPIAQSIFKRTKLSSASVIQK, from the coding sequence ATGAATACGAAGAACATTGTTATTTTAGCACTTTTAGCGGGGATAGGGGTAGTTTTGCATACGGTTATGCCAGCCTTCCTAACAATTAAGCCAGATATGATGCTGGCAATGATGTTTTTAGGAATTATTCTTATTCCAGAATTAAAAAGTGTGATGCTTCTAGCTATTGTGACTGGCGTATTGTCTGCATTAACAACTAGTTTCCCGGGTGGACAGATTCCAAACATCATCGATAAACCTATTACTGCGTTAATATTTTTCGGTTTATTTTTAGCCTTAAAAAAATTCCAGAATTCCCTTGTTAGTGTTGGAATTTTAACAGCTGTAGGAACGTTGATTTCTGGAACCGTCTTTTTATCAGCCGCTTATTTTATTGTTGGTTTACCCGGACCTTTCACAGCGCTATTCGTGGCGGGTGTTTTACCAGCCATTGCACTAAACACTGTAACAATGGTCATTTTGTATCCAATTGCTCAGTCAATTTTTAAAAGAACTAAATTATCTTCAGCTTCCGTGATTCAAAAATAA
- a CDS encoding HTH-type transcriptional regulator Hpr — translation MTEKQYSMKEAMLFSQRIAQLSKALWKSIEKDWQQWIKPFDLNINEHHILWIAYHLNGASISDVAKFGVMHVSTAFNFSKKLEERGLLQFSKKENDKRNTYIQLTAEGEDILLELMETYNPDGNAVFTGALPLRELYGKFPDIIEMMAIVRNIYGDDFMEIFERSFHNIESEFVEENGKLQKQNKTQQELV, via the coding sequence ATGACTGAGAAACAATATTCAATGAAGGAAGCGATGCTTTTTAGTCAGAGAATTGCACAATTAAGTAAAGCCTTATGGAAATCAATTGAGAAAGACTGGCAGCAATGGATTAAGCCTTTTGACCTAAACATTAATGAACACCATATTCTATGGATTGCATACCATTTAAATGGTGCTTCCATTTCAGATGTGGCAAAGTTTGGGGTCATGCATGTCTCGACAGCATTTAATTTCTCGAAAAAACTGGAAGAAAGAGGCTTACTCCAATTTTCAAAAAAAGAAAATGATAAGCGCAATACGTATATTCAGCTCACTGCTGAAGGAGAAGACATTTTGCTCGAGTTAATGGAAACCTATAATCCGGACGGTAATGCTGTGTTTACTGGTGCTTTACCCCTTCGCGAATTATATGGAAAATTCCCAGACATCATTGAAATGATGGCGATCGTTCGAAACATTTATGGGGATGACTTTATGGAGATTTTTGAACGTTCTTTCCATAACATCGAAAGTGAATTTGTAGAAGAAAATGGAAAGTTACAAAAGCAGAACAAGACTCAACAAGAACTAGTTTAA
- a CDS encoding DUF1878 family protein, whose amino-acid sequence MNEIDGLLERINLLEYHQKLLLQLLSNPKLEFYKLIIEKGLTEKEVKDFFQLCDKMSMQLEEQKAEGYVYFHPLFNEFADSLPENLSVDEAIMACLTQNLYEFLFQELRKYI is encoded by the coding sequence ATGAATGAAATTGATGGATTGTTGGAAAGAATTAATCTTTTAGAATACCACCAAAAACTTTTACTGCAATTATTAAGTAATCCGAAGCTTGAGTTTTACAAACTTATCATTGAAAAAGGTCTCACTGAAAAGGAAGTTAAAGATTTTTTTCAATTATGTGACAAAATGAGCATGCAATTGGAAGAACAAAAAGCGGAAGGGTATGTATACTTTCATCCGCTTTTCAATGAATTTGCTGATTCATTACCGGAAAATCTGTCTGTCGATGAAGCAATCATGGCATGTTTAACACAGAATCTTTATGAATTTCTTTTTCAAGAACTGAGAAAGTATATCTGA
- a CDS encoding YjcZ family sporulation protein: protein MSGGAYGGGFALVVVLFILLIIIGASWIY from the coding sequence ATGTCAGGAGGAGCATACGGTGGAGGATTTGCTTTAGTTGTAGTCCTTTTCATCTTATTAATTATCATTGGAGCATCTTGGATCTATTAA
- a CDS encoding YjcZ family sporulation protein yields the protein MSAGYGAGFALIVVLFILLIIVGASWVY from the coding sequence ATGAGCGCAGGATATGGAGCTGGATTTGCTCTAATTGTAGTCCTTTTCATCCTATTGATTATAGTTGGAGCATCTTGGGTTTACTAA